DNA from Elaeis guineensis isolate ETL-2024a chromosome 2, EG11, whole genome shotgun sequence:
CTTAAAGCTTTTACTTCTTTCTTTAATATCTGCTGCATCGATTCCAaatctttaatattttttatgcatcTCTTGAAGGCCTCTTTCCTTGAAGCTTTGACCACTTCTTTGGCATATTAGAGTCTACTCCACATTATGTAAACTGTTAATTTCTTCTGATTTTTCATGGCATATTTGTTGCTTTTAGTTCACTATGTAGTATTAGGGATGCAACGGGTTGAGGATGAGTCGGGTTGGCCAGTATCTGTACCTGCCCCCAAAATTAAAAATCCCATACCCATACCTGCCTCGGGTCGGATCAAGTATAGGTGCGGGTCGGGTAGATAAGAAGGGTTGGGTCGGATTGGCTAAGAAACTCATTATGTAAATATtataagataattataattttgaaagaggGATTTAGATTAAGGTTATATTAGATCGGGTTTGAGACGGGGTATGCGTTACTCATTCCTCTTTACCTGTATCTGATCCGAATctgctttgaattttttttctagaatGCATACCTGCCTCGGGCTCCATTCGGATCTGATAAAATCTGCCCCATTTGGGTTGGGTCGCGTCAAGTCAAGTCAGGTTTCCGATGGGTCGGCTAAAATTAGCATCCCTGTGAAGCGTTAAAAAAATGTTTGGGATAACAGTCGCTGAGGAAAAAGGTAGCTGCCATGTGGCAAGAGTTTATATTGTAGTAGTCCGCTATGAATCTATTGGGTACCTCTTTGTAGCTTGCAATCTCCCTGAATGAATAAATCTCTGATATCAAGGGTAGACTCAATGACATGCTATTTGCCAATGTCCTTTAAATGAATAAATCTCCTAGAATCAAGGGTAAACTTGATCCCATATTCTATTTACGGATGCTATATATGTAACTGAGGGTATGAACAAGGGGCAAGCACTACTTTGAGACATGGTGAAAATGTTTGGAAAATGACTGTGGAACTAAAGTACAGGAAAGATACTCAATGTGAGTTCAGACTCGGAGACACTAGTTGGTAAATATATGTGGTGTCCAATGTATCATGCAAGAGGTTGGAGACTTAAAGGGAGAATGTTCTAATACAATAAGGAGAGGGATATAGGGTTATGCTTGCTGTTTTTCTGCACAGTACTTCTCTTTGTAATTTTTGAGCACCAAGCATGGTAGTTTCACCTTGTTCATTCTAGTTCCTTTGCTCATATTGTACTTTACCACATTGAAAATATATGTGGTGTCCAATATATCATACAAGAGGATGGAGACTTACAGGGAGGATGTTCCAATACAATAAGGAGAGGGATATGGTGTTATGCTTGCTTTTTTTCCGCATAGTACTTGTCTTTACAATTTTTGAGCACCAAACATGGTAGTTTCACCTTGTTCATTCTAGTTTGCTCATATTGTACTTTTCTTCATGGTAAAATGCTAGAGTAAAGCATCTCCCATCCATCCTAGTGTGTGCATTCACCCACTCAACACTTTCTTGTACTCTATATGCTTGTATCAAtggtttaattttttattgaaacttCAATTCCAATGTCTTAATGACTGCTTATTGATTACTACCTTTTCTGTTCAAGAATTCACAACATTCTTTTGAATGATGTGATTCTGAATCATCTGATAGTTGTTCTTCAAGTAAAATTGATTCTGTACCCATTATTATTTTCCAGTCCAAATGGTTATCTTCTCATTCACATGatttgctccttttttttttttttaagcaggTTTGCATCTCATCTGTGTGGTTGGGGCTGGATTTTTTTAGGCAATAAAGCTTTTTTTTCACTCTGGCCGCTGTAAAAAGGTCTTGCCCGTCTCACACCTCTAAGTGGGTGTGGGGTCATTATGATAGGCTGATCACTTTGTGCTTGTTGTGGGGATCAACGTCTTCTTATGTTTGGAGAATATGCCGTGTCTTGGAGGGCCTCTCTCTTGATTATGGCTAATGTCAGCAGTGGCTGAGATTCACCATGCATGGTAGAGTAGCTCTATTCTTCTAATAGCCATTTATACAACTCTTTACTTCAACTGTTCAAGTTCAATATTCCCTTGGTATCTGAGTGGAGTAGCCTCCTTAGTTTGATGCGTAACTTCTCAGCATTGTGCTTAATGAGCATTTGAAATTTTGCTCCATTCCACTTCAATGGTTAGGTTTTCCTGCTTCTCCACTCCTATCCATTACAACAAATCAAAGGTACATAAAAGACTTTTGTTCTGAATTGCCATTTGTTTTTGGATTTCATGTTGACAAGGTGTGGATCTTGGTGTTGAAACACGAAAATGTTTCCTTGCAGAAAATTGTGCAACATGCTGGTGGAGCAATGCATTTCACTCATCAAGTTCTTTCTCAAGATCAACCAATAAATTTTCCTGCAGGATCTGCAAGTTCAAATCCAAAGATGGATGACAATAATCTTTCAAACATCAGTATGGAGCAAGTCACCAGTCCATCTTCTCATGAAGGTTGCTGGAAatcagaagatttaaataattattcttgTCCTGAGGATGGTAAAAGAATTCCTCAGATAACATGCCTCAGAAAAAGTCAATCTCTTGGAAATGTATCAGATAAGAATAAAGGTTTCCCTTGTGATGATGTCACTGAGGATGATGAGGTTGATCAGAGACTTCGCTCTAATGACAACAAAATGAAGCGATTTGGTAGTTCCTTCAATAAAACTGGCCAGCATCAGGAAAATGGCATTGCCGAATCTTTTGATTCATTTGCTGACCCAGTGCATCATGAATCCCTCTTCTCTATTGCAATTCTGGAACAATCTGATGGAGAACAGCATGATGATGTTGGTGAACAGTCTGCTGACCATGTTGACTCTGAACATTTTGCATCAGACATACATCCTGTGCTTACAAGATCACATTCTGTAACTAATATTGGGGTGAATGATTTCAAGTCCACTGGAGATTCTCTGAATTCTGAATTGATGGCGGGGCGATCCAGATCTTTTGAGAATCTCTCATCTGTAAGTGGTAGGAGGGTTGAGATTTTAGATCGTGAAGAAACAAGTCATTCTGAAGTGGCTTGGCACAGATGTAAATCTGTGCTACAACCATCCGATGTGAATGGACAAGGTTTGATTTGCCATGCAGATTTAAGGGAAGAGTGTCATTTCTCTAACACAAGTGGCAGCAATGAAGTGGAAGATCTGGAAAGAGATGGAATGTATATGAGTGAAAAGTTTAAGTATCGCAATCGGTCTACTAATGAAAAAGGTTCACCTCACTATGTGGATTCAGTGGAAGAGTGTCTTCATTCCAACACAAGTGGTGGTTTTGATGAGGCGGCGGGCCATGATAGAGATGATAATTATTGTCAAAATCTTAAACATTACAATCAGTCAGTTGATGGCGGCGATTATCACAGCTACAATGGTGAGGAAATTGACCGGAGGGATCCTGAAACAGCTGGTGCAGAGACTGGGAAAAATCTTCAAGAAGGATTTTCTATTCAAAACTGGGTTGAACTGACCTCCAAAGAATACAATATTAGGCGAATTGAGGACTGGATCAGCCAAATTGATATTCAGAATGATAATATTGTGGAAGAACTTGGAGAATGTTCAAGTTCTGCTTCTAAGGAAGATCCCCAAATAGTAGCTGGTGCTGCTGCCAAAAAGCTTGATGTTAGAAGTAGTCTTGGCATGGAAGTGGCTTACAATTACATCTCAACCTTGAATGCTGCATCTTCATCAGCACAGATGGCAAATCTTGGGTTGGTGGCGATCCCAATTCTGAGTGCATTTGTTGGTTTAAGGGTGCTGAATTTGTCAGGCAATTCGATAGGTATCCATTATTTTTAtgttataaaataaaattcatgGGTATCTAGTCCTGTTCCTTTTCAGCAAGTGCTTTTTTATGTTTGCTCTTTCATTGCAGTTTACTCTTGATACTTTTGGTTTATACGtattattcttatatttatttctgCTTCAGTAATTTTTCACCACCTCTTGTCCAGTTCGGGTAACCATAGGAGCTCTTCCAAGAGGTCTTCACATGCTAAATCTATCAAAAAACAACATCTCAACCATTGAAGGCCTTCGAGAACTGACACGCCTTCGTGTATTGGACCTCAGCTACAACAGAATATGTAGGATTGGTCATGGTATGTTAACAGTCTTTATAATATTCCTTGTTTCTTATAGGTGTCAGCATTCTTTTATCTCTGGTATCTGTTGGCTTTCTGTGCTTTACCTATGAGCTTGAATCTAGTTTGTTACATGTTTCTTCTGGAACCCATATAGTTTAGCCCATTTGCCCTTTGTATTTTATATGTTGGACCTGTAGTTGCACTTTGAATCCTCTGTTTTGAAAGCAGGAAATATAGAAATATCTGGAAGTTGTGGATGTTAgcatccatttttttttattgataatattgattgaattaattaatctaaaattcaaatGTACAAAATACTGTGCCATTTTACATATTTGGTGGCAGTGGAGTGCTTCACAGCAATTACCATCTTTGGTATATCAACCAGCATACAGATCCATTGAATACTGGAATGTCACTTCTAGAATAGTTATTCAGACTAGGTTCATTTCATCGTTAAGAGTTATTACATTCACAATTAGAATAACATATATTTATAAGTTTCGTAGTGAAAAGCTGCTTTTATATCGTATGCCTTTACATTCACTATTAGAATAACATATATTTTTAAGTTTAGTAGTGAAAAGTTGCTTTTATACGTGTGCCAAACTTTAAAATTGAGTAACTAAAAAAAATCGAGCATAGAGTCTGCGAAATTGTGGTATGATATTGTGTACTATTATGAGGATATGGATAAGAGGCAGAGTGTAATGCCCCATTAGGTAGCCAAAAAAATTATATCCATCCACTTGTCTCACTGCAAGTTAATATGCCAGATTGTTAATCCGTCCAGAAAATATATTGTTATAAGCAGGTAATTGAAAGAATTCTATTTTCCCCCATTAGCAACATTAGGATGTGGTGAATGATGGTTCATAAACGTTAATAAGGAAGAAGCATGGTCTACAAACTTAACAGCAAAACAATATAGGTTGAAGTCTAAGGATTTCAGCAGCAGTGAAGTACCGTAgactgataaaaaaaaaaaccttctcaacatgatgcgggacaatcctaaaaaagaaaatcaatcctaataatcaagctctcttctgttcatcaacaacaaatcacgtccggccaggggctcattattttcaggacagacagtatagttgcctatactctgctcaggaggcgtgattgattgatacgagactgaggcgtgattgattgatacgagactaaagcgagatcaatctaaatgatacagacgaatgccattcgagagatcagtaaacaattagtaatagaaaatttcataaacagatagcagaaattaaacatgctcacgagtaaatgcaaaaaaagaaataagaatggaacgagagaaaataaaatattaaacccgtgagaaaatccaagaagataagaatccggatcgtggtagttaagaaactagtctgattagggctcttaatcttttaaccaaacagatccattgataaagaactaggtctttaccaacatcggattaaaaaaaaaattaaagattaactgttaaggaacgaaggtccttgacagcatatgatctgtagaataagaaatcactcctctcagcacgacagatgaaaattctggaggagatagatctcttgacggaataggcttgcgtgggtagatggtggagtcgatcagagtcgtaggaacactgaatcttaagtagaaggaatatgatagaaagtgggcctcacaccctccccttgtggggcgattttgggtctcacaccctctccctctcggagcgattgacacaagtatttgtggaatttgtaaaatcattcattgtctttttcatgaaagatacaaggatttatataggactctaagggtcctgtttgtttaggaatctcttatctttacaaggaagaaatcaaccctctacaaaaaaagtaaagcattataatctatcataggaaagaaatcagccttcaacaaaataagtaagtagccaagaactcttaagaaattttaaggaagaaatggaactccatgtgggtgcttgatgcttgatacaacttggcatgagcacggcacatgctggcatgcatatttcttctcttggcatgtggagagtggtggctccaaaggtgacgtggacaaatccaagtatggccctatggatccaaagccaaatgcattaaaatttattgactgaaaataaataactgaagtagaatcaatttaatgaggcttcttcgatccaaatcgaacttaaattatgttgtcGATTTTTTATGGCtttggtgtccgcaccaattctcccggggtggaaaaaactcgaccctgtcgagtgtgggtcgattccgctctggtgatgctcaagtagatcgggatcaatgcgttGCAGCTCTTTTCGAGTGATtcaggtatcttcagactccggtcgaccttgccatctgaccagatactgctgatagcctcgactccgggtggaaaggatctgctcatccaaaattctctcaatctgatcgtgttttgctgacattttggctggtggacactcagggataggttcgctctcaaaggttggttcaggctctAATGGCTCACTGGGTATCCGAGTTGgttttttataggcgacaagatctgtaatattaaaagtagagctaatttcaaaatcagaaggtaggtccacaacatacgcatttgatccaattttctttatgatcttaaacggacctgctcctcgggcatgtaacttctttACGGTTCTGGGGGAAACCGTTCAgacctcaatcgaaccatcacagtctccctctgcaaactcttgaacacgtcgatgagaatctgcattctgtttataaactttattactcatactaattttgttactgatctctttatgcagattcttgacatgctgtgcaaatgactgcagattcgaaaatcctagcatgcatgggtagtgggatgaggtctattgattttctaggttgatatccatgaactacttcaaaaggactcatgccaatggacctattaatagagctattatatgcaaattcggcttgggacagcaaaagatcccagttacccatatgtttcccaatcaagcaacgcaaaagattttcaagactcctattaaccacttcggtctgaccgtctgtttgcggatgataggcagaagaaaattttagttttgtgcctaaaagatgccataaggttttccaaaagtagctcataaatctaacatccctatcagaaacaatggttttaggcaatccatgtaatctaacaatctcatcaaagtatatccttgcaactttcgatgcatcagacgtttggcaacaggacaagaaatgggccatttttgaaaatctatctaaaaccactagaatagaatcatgcctcctagctgtcctaggtaatcccaaaacaaaatccatactaacatcttgccaaggacagtctggtataggtaagggtgtatataagccggtgttttgttttctctgcttggccacggcacatgttctacattgggcaacaattcgggcgacatctcttttcaagcttggccaaaagaactgggcttctaccaactctatagttttattcctaccaaagtgtccagctaatcctccagcatgtaatctccaaactaaaaaatctcttaaagatgtacgggggatacacagcctagtttctttaaataggtaaccatcctgaagggtatattcactacgttCTCTAGATGACCCCTTTCGTAAAGCGGTATGTCATCAAAATCTGGAcactcataattttctttaaccttatcaaaaccaacttctatactaatggtggacagcaaagtatgacgacgactcaggacatcagcagcacgattctctacacctgcacggtgtttcaaaacaaaagtataggcttgcaaaaactcgacccacctaccgtgtctatgattcaatttcttttgagaattcaggaatctaagggcctcatggtcagagtacaaaacaaattcttgcggtagtaggtaatgcctccaataacttaaagcttgaattaccgcataaaactccttatcataTGTAGAATatttgagtttagaatcgttaagtttctcgctaaagtatgctaccggatgaccttcttgactaaggacaccaccaatcccaactcctgacgcatcgcacactacttcaaaaatcttagaaaaatcagggagacgtaagattggggcatgagtcatcttgtccttaatgtctagaaaggctctattggctgcactagtccattcaaaatttttctttctaatgcagtcagtgatgggagcgactatggtgctaaacccttttatgaacctacgataaaaggtTGTTAATCTATGAAAACTtcgcacgtcatgcacactcttgggcaccggccactcaactattgctctaatcttttcaggatcagcagatacaccattgggggtaacaacaaaacctaaaaagatgatatggtctgtcataaaagtgcacttcttaggattagcatacaagctttctgttttaagaacttgacacactctttggaggtgatctaaatgATCTTCtctagttcgactatagatcaaaatgtcatcaaaatatacgactacaaatactcctataaatggtcgtagtacttgggtcatcaacc
Protein-coding regions in this window:
- the LOC105049660 gene encoding uncharacterized protein isoform X2, producing MVRFSCFSTPIHYNKSKKIVQHAGGAMHFTHQVLSQDQPINFPAGSASSNPKMDDNNLSNISMEQVTSPSSHEGCWKSEDLNNYSCPEDGKRIPQITCLRKSQSLGNVSDKNKGFPCDDVTEDDEVDQRLRSNDNKMKRFGSSFNKTGQHQENGIAESFDSFADPVHHESLFSIAILEQSDGEQHDDVGEQSADHVDSEHFASDIHPVLTRSHSVTNIGVNDFKSTGDSLNSELMAGRSRSFENLSSVSGRRVEILDREETSHSEVAWHRCKSVLQPSDVNGQGLICHADLREECHFSNTSGSNEVEDLERDGMYMSEKFKYRNRSTNEKGSPHYVDSVEECLHSNTSGGFDEAAGHDRDDNYCQNLKHYNQSVDGGDYHSYNGEEIDRRDPETAGAETGKNLQEGFSIQNWVELTSKEYNIRRIEDWISQIDIQNDNIVEELGECSSSASKEDPQIVAGAAAKKLDVRSSLGMEVAYNYISTLNAASSSAQMANLGLVAIPILSAFVGLRVLNLSGNSIVRVTIGALPRGLHMLNLSKNNISTIEGLRELTRLRVLDLSYNRICRIGHGLASCSSLKELYLAGNKIGDVEGLHRLLKLNVLDLRSNKISTSKGLGQLAANYGSLQAINLEGNPAQKNVGDEQLKKYLLSLLPHLVFYNKQTIRASGAKEISDRPTRSLSSHQFDRSMRTEQKSSRRGSLVAALHKSSNHGRSGHPSKLSKSRNGHVPPFGFKPTDHLLNIDRKLSRLQHSNPIRRIQSEGAL
- the LOC105049660 gene encoding uncharacterized protein isoform X1; its protein translation is MSAVAEIHHAWFSCFSTPIHYNKSKKIVQHAGGAMHFTHQVLSQDQPINFPAGSASSNPKMDDNNLSNISMEQVTSPSSHEGCWKSEDLNNYSCPEDGKRIPQITCLRKSQSLGNVSDKNKGFPCDDVTEDDEVDQRLRSNDNKMKRFGSSFNKTGQHQENGIAESFDSFADPVHHESLFSIAILEQSDGEQHDDVGEQSADHVDSEHFASDIHPVLTRSHSVTNIGVNDFKSTGDSLNSELMAGRSRSFENLSSVSGRRVEILDREETSHSEVAWHRCKSVLQPSDVNGQGLICHADLREECHFSNTSGSNEVEDLERDGMYMSEKFKYRNRSTNEKGSPHYVDSVEECLHSNTSGGFDEAAGHDRDDNYCQNLKHYNQSVDGGDYHSYNGEEIDRRDPETAGAETGKNLQEGFSIQNWVELTSKEYNIRRIEDWISQIDIQNDNIVEELGECSSSASKEDPQIVAGAAAKKLDVRSSLGMEVAYNYISTLNAASSSAQMANLGLVAIPILSAFVGLRVLNLSGNSIVRVTIGALPRGLHMLNLSKNNISTIEGLRELTRLRVLDLSYNRICRIGHGLASCSSLKELYLAGNKIGDVEGLHRLLKLNVLDLRSNKISTSKGLGQLAANYGSLQAINLEGNPAQKNVGDEQLKKYLLSLLPHLVFYNKQTIRASGAKEISDRPTRSLSSHQFDRSMRTEQKSSRRGSLVAALHKSSNHGRSGHPSKLSKSRNGHVPPFGFKPTDHLLNIDRKLSRLQHSNPIRRIQSEGAL